The sequence GCATCACGTTCAGTCCCGGCTCGTGCGGGCCGCGTGCGGGTTGCCGGGCGTCGTGGGCCGGATTCCGGGCGCCGCGCTCCACCTGACCTTCGACGACGGCCCCGGTCCGGGCACCGACCGCATGCTGTCAATCCTCGCCGCACGCGACATCCAGGCCACGTTCTTCCTGTTGGGAAGTGCGTCGCGTGCCGATCCCGGCGCGGTCCGCGCCATCCGGTCCGCGGGGCATGCCGTGGGGGCGCACGGTATGGCGCACGTCGATGCGTGGCGGCATCCCCACCAGGCGCTTTTCGACATGACCG comes from Rhodothermales bacterium and encodes:
- a CDS encoding polysaccharide deacetylase family protein codes for the protein MHHVQSRLVRAACGLPGVVGRIPGAALHLTFDDGPGPGTDRMLSILAARDIQATFFLLGSASRADPGAVRAIRSAGHAVGAHGMAHVDAWRHPHQALFDMTDGCALLEDLLGERVSVVRPPFGRLSPGVWRWARGSGRSVMLWDVDTRDYLVLAQITPLLRPGSILLLHENATAWAESDAGAWLDALRQAGWTFQGGGTP